A region from the bacterium genome encodes:
- a CDS encoding response regulator: MKYRIVIIDDENEVLEFVRKTLEGLYEVVLVADANEALNIVTLSEPDLILIDVMMPEKNGHQIAQWIRSNSAFAEVPILMLDDPKKPDNLRGLKEKEGVQYLSKPLSSEGLIQTITKILETEVLLPEHRLFTIERINEIRTVKYTPPAGATAKLGIPKVDEAEVSFKSANITPSNEVKKSDVNPAEKIVHPAKLEAVAPEKIAAHHGRILAVDDDVDLLQLLRVIFASEYEFITATDGFLAVRKAMLYLPDIMILDIMMTKMSGFQVIEMIRKQPALKNMPIVFLTAKTHPTDIDRAKKLGGTEYITKPFDPGILKSTVEKLLKQFGIRPPGSRMAYEEIMHREGLTQPPSEKK, translated from the coding sequence GTGAAGTATCGAATTGTTATTATAGATGATGAAAATGAGGTATTAGAATTCGTTCGGAAAACACTCGAGGGACTCTATGAAGTTGTCTTGGTCGCTGATGCGAATGAAGCGTTGAACATCGTAACCTTGTCGGAACCGGATTTGATTTTAATTGATGTTATGATGCCAGAAAAAAATGGGCATCAGATTGCCCAATGGATTCGGTCAAACTCTGCGTTCGCAGAAGTGCCGATATTGATGCTTGATGACCCGAAAAAACCAGATAATCTCCGAGGATTAAAAGAAAAAGAAGGCGTTCAATATTTATCGAAACCGTTATCCAGTGAAGGATTAATTCAGACGATAACGAAAATTCTTGAAACAGAAGTCCTTTTACCGGAACATCGACTATTTACAATTGAACGAATTAACGAAATCCGAACTGTTAAATACACCCCGCCAGCTGGGGCTACAGCTAAACTCGGTATACCAAAAGTCGATGAAGCAGAAGTATCTTTTAAGTCGGCTAATATTACTCCGTCAAATGAAGTAAAAAAATCTGATGTCAATCCTGCAGAAAAGATAGTTCATCCGGCAAAGCTCGAAGCGGTTGCCCCGGAAAAAATCGCTGCGCATCATGGTCGAATTTTAGCGGTTGATGATGATGTAGATTTGCTCCAGCTGCTTCGCGTTATTTTCGCTTCAGAATATGAATTTATAACCGCAACGGATGGATTTCTAGCGGTAAGAAAAGCAATGCTTTATCTACCGGATATCATGATACTTGATATTATGATGACAAAAATGAGCGGATTTCAGGTGATTGAAATGATTCGAAAACAACCCGCGTTAAAAAATATGCCCATCGTATTTTTAACGGCTAAAACACATCCTACTGATATCGACCGAGCAAAAAAACTCGGTGGAACAGAATATATTACGAAACCGTTTGATCCTGGGATATTGAAATCAACCGTAGAAAAATTATTGAAACAATTTGGTATCCGTCCTCCAGGAAGTAGAATGGCTTACGAAGAAATTATGCATCGAGAAGGATTAACGCAGCCGCCCTCGGAAAAGAAATAG
- the hisB gene encoding imidazoleglycerol-phosphate dehydratase HisB: MTQRTATISRQTTETKINLSLNLDGTGEYHIDIGVPFLEHMLNLFAKHGLFDLTVQAQGDIDVDAHHTVDDIGICLGKAFAQALGDKAGIKRFGSVQLPMDEVLAAVSVDISGRAYLVFNVPKLKGKVGEFDVELAEEFFRAFVTNAGITLHIDLIRGENLHHIIEGIFKAVAKALSIAVSRDERVKGIPSTKGVI; the protein is encoded by the coding sequence ATGACGCAACGAACAGCAACGATATCGCGACAAACTACGGAAACAAAAATAAACCTATCTCTAAACCTTGATGGAACTGGCGAGTATCATATTGACATTGGTGTACCGTTTCTGGAACACATGCTGAATCTATTTGCGAAACATGGTTTATTTGATTTAACCGTTCAAGCGCAAGGAGATATCGATGTTGATGCACATCATACTGTGGATGATATTGGAATCTGTCTAGGAAAAGCTTTCGCTCAAGCGTTAGGAGATAAAGCCGGTATTAAACGGTTTGGTTCGGTTCAATTACCAATGGATGAAGTATTAGCAGCAGTGTCTGTAGATATAAGCGGCCGAGCTTATTTAGTGTTCAATGTTCCGAAATTAAAAGGAAAAGTGGGTGAATTTGATGTTGAGTTAGCAGAAGAGTTTTTTCGCGCGTTTGTAACCAATGCGGGGATAACTCTTCACATTGACCTGATTCGCGGAGAAAATCTCCATCATATTATTGAAGGTATATTTAAAGCGGTGGCTAAAGCGTTAAGCATTGCAGTGTCTCGAGATGAACGGGTTAAAGGGATACCATCTACCAAAGGGGTTATTTAA
- a CDS encoding GNAT family N-acetyltransferase, whose translation MKIEQLTKSDLGTVSDFCNRNIMYDKFTPALIEEKSFADPDFDPALTFVAKDNHGNIIGFLLGVMRVWKGKPIGWIKLMAVEESFRRKQIGSEMLKLLETKLTSLGATELKIMDCPMNYYMPGVDPRYTEMVVFCLRRGFNRTGENINMDCDLVTGNFDTTELEQERIKDGFEIKRAEPADKDEVLRFVTCQFPGWEHEIANTFKNNPISLHIAKKDKEVVAFSAYDGNNIGLGWFGPMGTNPNLRGKKIGEILLKRCLADQKKQGYKISIIPWVGPISFYLNTVNAKISRVFWTFQKPL comes from the coding sequence ATGAAAATAGAACAATTAACCAAATCGGATTTGGGAACGGTAAGTGATTTCTGTAATCGGAATATTATGTATGATAAATTTACACCAGCATTGATTGAAGAGAAAAGTTTCGCCGACCCTGATTTTGACCCAGCATTAACCTTTGTGGCGAAAGATAATCATGGAAATATCATTGGATTCCTGCTAGGAGTTATGCGGGTCTGGAAGGGAAAACCGATTGGCTGGATTAAACTCATGGCAGTTGAAGAATCGTTCCGCCGAAAACAAATCGGTTCAGAAATGTTGAAATTGTTAGAAACAAAATTAACATCGCTTGGAGCAACGGAACTGAAAATAATGGATTGTCCGATGAATTACTATATGCCTGGCGTAGACCCACGGTATACTGAAATGGTGGTATTTTGTCTACGGCGAGGGTTTAATCGAACTGGTGAAAATATTAATATGGATTGCGATTTAGTCACCGGAAACTTCGATACTACCGAATTAGAACAAGAACGAATTAAAGACGGTTTTGAAATTAAACGCGCTGAACCAGCTGATAAGGATGAAGTTTTACGTTTTGTTACCTGCCAATTTCCGGGCTGGGAACATGAAATAGCAAATACGTTCAAAAACAATCCGATCAGTCTGCATATTGCCAAAAAGGATAAAGAAGTGGTAGCGTTTTCCGCGTATGATGGAAACAATATCGGACTAGGTTGGTTTGGTCCAATGGGAACTAATCCGAACCTACGTGGTAAAAAAATCGGTGAAATATTGCTTAAACGTTGTTTAGCTGACCAAAAGAAACAAGGATATAAAATATCGATTATACCTTGGGTAGGGCCAATTAGTTTCTATTTGAATACTGTAAATGCGAAAATCAGCCGGGTCTTCTGGACATTTCAAAAACCTTTATAA